Proteins co-encoded in one Gossypium arboreum isolate Shixiya-1 chromosome 11, ASM2569848v2, whole genome shotgun sequence genomic window:
- the LOC108465347 gene encoding protein LIGHT-DEPENDENT SHORT HYPOCOTYLS 10-like — translation MSSERGKDIAEGPSRVNPGDQQLPPTPSRYESQKRRDWNTFGQYLKNQRPPVPLSQCNCNHVLDFLRYLDQFGKTKVHLQGCMFYGQPEPPAPCTCPLRQAWGSLDALIGRLRAAYEENGGSPETNPFASGAIRVYLREVRECQAKARGIPYKKKKKKPHQGKGGDESSSTIHFS, via the coding sequence ATGTCGAGTGAAAGAGGGAAGGATATAGCGGAAGGACCATCAAGGGTTAATCCCGGTGATCAACAGCTGCCCCCAACACCGAGCCGCTATGAGTCACAGAAGAGAAGGGACTGGAATACTTTCGGGCAGTACCTGAAGAACCAGAGGCCCCCAGTTCCTCTTTCTCAGTGCAACTGTAACCATGTGCTGGACTTCCTTCGATATCTGGATCAGTTCGGAAAGACCAAGGTTCACCTGCAGGGATGCATGTTCTATGGACAGCCTGAACCGCCTGCTCCTTGCACATGTCCCCTTAGGCAAGCCTGGGGCAGCCTCGATGCTCTAATTGGGAGACTTCGAGCTGCTTATGAAGAGAATGGAGGGTCACCTGAGACCAACCCTTTTGCCAGCGGTGCTATTCGGGTTTATCTCAGAGAGGTCAGGGAGTGTCAAGCCAAGGCAAGGGGGATCCCTtataagaagaaaaagaagaagccgCATCAAGGCAAGGGAGGTGATGAATCCAGCTCCACCATTCACTTCTCTTAA